The Apis mellifera strain DH4 linkage group LG3, Amel_HAv3.1, whole genome shotgun sequence genome includes the window gattttatttatgattttaaaatttaattttcatttcaatttcatcacATAAATACatcatattagaaatattaataatttattataaattatatttataattatatttatgaataattaataatttattatagataataaaaagtttttttatgtagttaaaatgaacaaaagttagaaaaattaatagaatctaATAAACCAAAAACGATGTATATAGATGTGTCATTATAGGTGAGAAACAAATTAGTCTTTATTCTAAGATGAAAATCTCTATAGATGAATATCTCTAAGATGAAAGtctctatatatttcttgtaatGATAAGCTATCTTATCTAATGTCTTTggttatttctaaattattgattaattttattaaagagtaAATTCCAATAAGTTATTAtccttaaatattaagaaaaataatataattcttggaAGCGAAAAGTATGTAACAtgcattgataaaatttttttaaatgaagatGCTAATTACACATGACTCGATGATTTTCGTTTACATagcaattatcattattacttcaatagattttaaagaatattatttgttttggaAAATGCAAGgtaatccaataattttaattattttgcacatgtacattttttaaaaatatgaaaaacaatatttataaaaattgtataatataagtgTACAATATAAGcttataagttttatttaaaataataaaacaagtaTATATACAACAAGTATATTTACGTTACGTTATAAGAGGTGTTTGAAATGTTATCGATATTTGTATCGATATCacattgaaattcaaattaatttatatttctaatttatatttctaatatttatatttctatatgttTAAGAATAATGAAGATATTCAAGGTGATCAAAGTTATTGGACCACtctatacatgtataatataactttgCATATACTTTGCATATATAAgtgtgtatatacatttataatagagCAAACTTGATTTTTGCATAATATGGATGCATTCTAGGCGCATGGAATTATGATttcaaatgaatgaaatattttatacttttgcaTAAGACATAGGAAAAatacagataaaaaaatacaagaatgtattacaaaattatttactatcaaaaattaatttttgagaagaacaatgttcatttttatttttcctttgatATTAAccacttttttattaaaataattcttataattttataaaatttttataaataatatttttcagtaaataccattttataaataaaattattatctttttattcattatcattttctttttgaaatttccaaaatacaataaaagaaccactttatctttcatttattaataaaattaaaaatgtcattaataatgataataataaaacgtgataatgattttacagaaatattaGACATATATAAgacatatatgtattattattattataatatttgattatttattattagtattattgttattataatattatgtattattacaacacattattcaaaaaataataattcttttataaaaaattgattatctttataagttgaatatcttaatatattaaagaaaattgataaaatctaatagaaaaataaagaaatgtttataaaaaattttatcgtttaatttttttacttaatttttatagaaaatttcagaaatagtttttataaataaattattattattttaaagagttcgaataaatatttttgatataaaaatttatttatttattacactcctttgaatatttaaataatagtttaaataaaaattttgtattttttgacAGAagtttatggaaaatttaaatatatatatatttataatattctaataaattaagaattttatatatagaatatgtgaaatattgaataaaattataaaatttgcaaaatgattattcttcttttcaattatggATAAtgcatacatttataaaaagcaaatgtaaaaaaatataaatggatacaaagtaatttaaaaaataatatttgaaaataattttattttttatattatcttaaagcATAGCAATGtttgaatttgttttgaaGCATGCTtccatatgatataaaaaaattatatagcattatatttaaagaattaaaaatcatcttgaagttttcaaaaaaatgcattcacaaaaatattatatgaatatatgaatcatTATAGTTGCAGAAGacaatgcaatatttttttctattttcatattttcaattaaccatttttgtaaaaaacaataataatgtaaacacaataaataatgtaaataatgtaacaataataatgtatttgaatatacatttattataaaacatttcttttttttattttagatatttattctagatgaaaaaattatatcagtacattttttatgttttttggaTTTGactatattttaatcgatatacggtatatatatatatatataaaattttttaattttttgtgatatatatttttatatatttagaataaaaaaatctcatgttaataagattaaaagaaaatgaatcgaattatactatacataaaaatagagctttttaaatttctaattattttttaaaatgaattgagAATGCATAAAAAGAtagaacatatttttaattttccatagaATTTTcctaaagaattaaattagtctgtattgaattaatttgtattgaaGTTAAGGAATtcgaatatgataaaaaaaaatggaatatagtgaattagaaaaatactatattttttaataactctatatttacataatataaacaaattaaaatcatttgattTGTACGATACGAGGAACGTGGATGGAAAAATACGATCTATCTAGGCTCCGAATAGAACTTCGAAATGGATTGCAAAGATATCACAGTTGCACACAATATGGCTATCTTCTGACAGTATCAAACTTGGAAAGCCGTGAACAGTGTGCgtcgtttcctttcctttcgtttcgtttcgttaatGCATTACGGATTGGATACAATGTGACTTATCTCTAACGGTCTAACCGGTCTTGGATGAAAGAACGACAAGCAAAAGCAAGCTAAACAAAGAAGATAAACAAGTTAGAGATTCAAGATTCAATATACATTGCTTTTGATTTCTCTGTTAACTCACCGAATAACAGGCAACCCATTCCCATGAAACCAATTAAACACTCCACTTCTAATAGCGcggagaatataaaatttcctaaaaCAGCTGCTACATTTCCAACGGTGACTAGCATGCTTAAACTGGTAGACCTGCGTTAAAACggttaattattgtatttatggaTGCAGGCAATAGCAATTGGAAGCAAGAAAATAGAAGATGCGAAAGTATGCAAAGGGAATACGGATTTgttctaattttcaaaattattttattagaaaaatttaaatttagttaaaaaacTGCACAGTAAcaaaaaatctatctatttatctatgtatatatatatatatatataattttaaaaataatggaacaatatatgaaagataatatattgattgaagataattatagataaaattaaataaataataagttaattcAAAAGTtagaaattatcatataaaaataatgataaaaatcataatattagtaatacatgaatgaaaaaaagtacGATAAAAAAGGCAGTGATTCTCAACttctctataaatatatgttggttaaattctaaaatattaaagattttatagatatttcaaaaattaaaatcctttatcttttatcctctaatattcattttaaaaaattaatgatataccaaaataatattttcattggtttttaaaaaatatttttataatttaaattactatttaaattatttttatttatctgtaATAACTGAATTGAGATGATTCTATACtgttaatattgaaaagaaacgtttaaatttttatacagtaTTGCATACTCTGTATTTGAAATCCAAATTAACTCAAGtccatcttttttaaaatttatttatatcttatataaatatattcttccttatattatcttgaaaatcaatcatatattaattatattaaaacaattgaaagtaaattgttatattaagtaatacatgattattctatttataaatgacaAAGATTTTACTAGTATgagcaattttaaatttaattttgatcaatACATGATTgctattctacatttttttttactgataatgATTTGagtcttttttttagatataaaatatttttaataactctcaaatataaaaattattgacatatatatcttttacataacattaattaagaaccattggaaaatataaaatataataataaaaaatcaaaaaaaaaataagtaataatttctgtagtaaaaattaaaatcatgtttttaaatcaaattaaagccaataaaataaaaattatttatgtatataagtatctattatttatttcaattaaattttaatttatttgcaagaagaaattttaattaactgaATTTAGAAAATCCAAATGATGGTTAATCAAATAAAGCGGAAACATGAGtgaaagttaaaaaagatatataataaatattcgtttggTTATTATTTGCAACGGAAGTATTACCTTAATGGAATGGGAATAATGTCGATGTTAAGAGCAGTAACGATGTTACCCGTTATTCTTGTCATTACGATAATGGCGGCTGCAAATGTCAGCATGTAAGGAGGAGATTGCGCCCAGTTCATTCCGAAACTGCTTATCACGGATATAAGGAAAGCGATAACTGCAATAGAAACAAGTGGTTAACCAACAAACACCTTCTAGCATCGGgcattttgaaagaaaaaaatttcaaattattttcaaattatttttcaaaaattatatgaaaaatggtttatttttcaaattatataaagtaaatatttcatattattcaaaaaataaattaatatgctttatttattatttcatgaaataaatttgttattattatttattgctcAATATTTAATGTGCATgttatttcagaaataaattttcaattaagaaataaaaattatttcaaataataaatttataaattttgaaactactatatataattaattcttcaatttgttatttttctaaatattcattttgtcgcaaaaattctttcaatttaaataaaaaatataatcttaattgaaataaattatataaaaaacttttctttggGAATGATTCAtggattcaaatatatataattttaagataatttttcagatatatattattcttttcaagataataataataacaataaaataataataaaatattatacatatattgaattctatctattcaatacaataatataactgtctttattatagaaattttcattaaatgtcTAATAATCAATCTCAATATGCATATAACAGAATGttccatataaaattttcaattgtttccaTCAAAACAACTTTCAGTTCtctagtataattttatttaaccaaattttatttgaaacatgtACATCAAAtgcttttacaaaattatttttttttgttcgtactttaatatcttatttagcacttgataaatcaaatttgttaattttttgagaaggaatgatcaaatttttttatagatttttgatATACAGGACATTCTATAGATATGAGATATAATCATCGCTATTTCACATAATATAACGCTGATTATTACAGTGAAAAttgttacattattaaaatttggataagcagcattcaatatataatatcgaaaattttttattcattaaaattaatatctttcgaaattatagtttacaattaatagaaataaattatttttcaagtacCAATCaaagttatttcaaataattatctttaaattatcatttaaaataaattttgcccAATTTCATCATAAATCGACAATGCATGGTAACGaatgattaatgaaaattaaaacctTACGCATGATTGCTTTCTTTCTAAACTTCGAAGTGGTTATAGTTCCAACAAGGAACGAGAACGTAACAGCCGACAACGCGATAATGGCGGAATTTTGATATATCACAGCGTTGATTTTCcactgaaaaataaatactttagtTAACAAGAAGAATTTTCACACGGCAATTTCGAACTCGAAAATTGACTTTCTCCTCACCGTTAAGCAGATACTATCGAAATCTGGGCAATTTAAATAGTCCTTGGCCGGCACCGACATACGACGATCTAACATTTCGCGCATAGTCGGCGCTCTGTCTTTGGTCCATCTCTCGTCATCGAAATTATTCAGGATGATGAATAGATGTGGTACCCAGAGTCTCATAGTGTTGAATCTGAGCGAAGAGAGATTGGACGTGTTTATCCCGAGAGATGCGGGATTTGCGCTTTGGCGTCGAGAAACTTACCCCAACATGCTAccgaattgaagaaaattgagGAAAGTAACGGCGCGCAAATACGGGGAGGTGAATAAAAGTTTGGTGTTGTAATAGGCGAGCCGTATTTTTTCGGAATTCGCTTTGAACAAGGAATGACGAGATAGCGGTGTGTTCTCCCATACGAGCAATGCTTTAATctgaaaagggggaaaaaaaggggcAAACGAAGAGAGTAAAACTGAGTAGGAAtttctgaattaattattacattcgaTACTTATTCTGTATTTGGAAACTTATTAAggtataaaaatacgaaagatatcgagaattgaaaagttttatatagcttttataagattttgtGATTTTgtgtttttgatataattatgttgAAATATTCGTGGCATATttgtattgattttaaaagtcgaaataaataaaaaagttaatatataaagatagatTATTGAggcttatattaaattataagcaattgatgataaatgataaattgaaatagcTTTATCTTCGTCAATGAAAATAACTCAATGAATAAGCTTTaaccgatatttttattattacctataacttttgtatttattttgctttttataatcaatttttataatcaatttttcaaaaatatcgattaattatattgctatataactcttaaatacattaaatatattaacattttgtattataagatttaaatatcctattataacattatatctctttttaatttaattcaattaatataataatcattttgttatataaatatcataaatatcattcataggaagatataaaaatttaaaaataattgaaaatgaaaaattggaattatggattatatttatttaaaaattaatgaaattgcattttttagcaaaaaattaaaaataatttaaaaaaaaatcaatttttttacaaccattttctgaattatcataaatataaacattgttgaaatttattagagtttattttattttgccaCGATTATCTACGAAATATGAACAA containing:
- the LOC724227 gene encoding synaptic vesicle glycoprotein 2B, with the translated sequence MMTNDGSNGKISTISVRTEDTDETADIDKAIMATGFGKFNVLLFLAALPVAWTGIFDTTTTAFMIASAECDLRLTYFRKGVLAAFPFLGMALTSFLWDYLTPYIGTRNLFVLGLLVDSVLNILATAINSYYAFLAIKFFNGVLAGGPFSMVTGYLSEFHSAKYKANFTRWGGLAVNAAIIVPAIIAFLISPLSLNVNVFNKRYTAWQIYLLICSIVPVLGLVTASTLPQSPRYLVNIGKTDEALKLLRTMYSMNKKKPANTFPIKALLVWENTPLSRHSLFKANSEKIRLAYYNTKLLFTSPYLRAVTFLNFLQFGSMLGFNTMRLWVPHLFIILNNFDDERWTKDRAPTMREMLDRRMSVPAKDYLNCPDFDSICLTWKINAVIYQNSAIIALSAVTFSFLVGTITTSKFRKKAIMLIAFLISVISSFGMNWAQSPPYMLTFAAAIIVMTRITGNIVTALNIDIIPIPLRSTSLSMLVTVGNVAAVLGNFIFSALLEVECLIGFMGMGCLLFACFCLSFFHPRPVRPLEISHIVSNP